Sequence from the Pedobacter sp. D749 genome:
CATAAAAATCAAAAGAAAAGGCATCTATATAATTTAATACTGCAGGTTTAGCGGTAGGATAATTTTGCTTTAACCAATTACCTGCCTGCATCCCCGATTGATATTTTAAAAGGGCAGGGTAGAAAAAAATGAATAGAAATATCATTAATCCCACAGATAAAAATGCACTTCTGGTAATGATGGTTTCCAATAAAATGCCTTTAAATAGTAAGAAAGAGATGGCGAGAATAACAATCAGGACCCCAATAATTAAATATGGGTTTTCAAAACCAAAGAAATAAGCAAGTGCAGAAAGCAGAGCAATAACCAATATGAAAATGATGTTCTGTATAATGAAGAAGATTTTTAAGCCTTTGCTGTCAAGCTTCCTTAGGTACAAGGCAGTTATGATCGAAAACTGGGGAAAGATGATCAGGATGTAATGCGGCAACTGAAATTTAGAAAGAGAAAAGATCAGAAAAGTAACCGCTGCACTTGCCCAGATCATAATGCTTTCAGGAGCTAAAGCAATTCTATTTTTTCTTTTAAACAGATTTACTACGGCCGTATAAAATAGTACAGACCAAGGGAGGAATGCCCAAAGGGTGGTATGCAAGAAGAACGAAATATCCCCTTTGCCTTTAATTGGCCCATTGTTAAAGAAACGCCCAAACTGACTGTCCCAAAAGAAAAACTTTAAACCCGAAACACCAGTCCTTTCGAAAACAATTTTTTCGGGATGCAGATCGAATTGCGTGTAAAGCGAATACAACTCAGGGGTAATAAAAACAAAAATCAAAAGGATGGCGATATACCATTTTGGTTTTAAAAGCTGATGGTACTGTTTTGTAAGCAACCAGTAGATAATAAAGCCTGCAAATACAGGAATCAATACAAAAATTCCTTTGATTAATATTGCACAGGCCGCAAAAAATGAACCTGCTACTAGGTGCCAGAAAGAATTTTGATGTGCCTTATAGTAATGGTAAATAGATGCTAACGTGAAAGTTGTAATGTAAATTTCGGCCCTAACATCAAAAGTAGAGGTGATGATATGTAAGGCACTCAGAAAAATTACCGCACTGATTAACCCGGTTTTTTCATCGTATATATCTTTAGCTAACTTGTATAAATACCATGCACCCAATAAACCGAATAGAAATGATGGTAATTTATAGGCAAAGGACGATATTCCGAAAATTTTAAAGGATGCTGCAGAAATCCAAAAAGTGAGGTGGGGTTTATCCAGCCAGTCGGCTCCACGGCCGTAAAGATTAAACCAATCTTTGAACAGAATAATGTTTTTAGACATGGAAGCATACAATGCGCCATCGGGCTCCATCACGCCGCCAAAAAGTGCTGGTATACTCGCAATTGCAAGTAAAACGATCAGGTATTTATATAATGTTGTATCTTTTAAGTTCATTTACAAGAAGCAAATATGAGCAAAAAAAAGTCAAATTTTTTTAAGGTTTAAGATTAACAAAGGCAAAGCCTTATCTTTGCTTCATGACAAAGTTATCGGTTAATATCAATAAAATTGCTACACTTCGCAACAGTCGCGGAGGTAATAATCCTGATCTGGTTAAGGTTGCATTAGATTGCGAACGTTACGGTGCGCAGGGAATTACCGTGCATCCAAGGCCTGATGAACGCCATATCCGCTATCAGGATGTTTACGATTTAAAGGCTGTTATAACGACAGAATTTAATATTGAAGGAAATTGCAAAGAAGATAAATTTGTTGATCTGGTTTTGGCCAACAAACCTGCCCAGGTTACTTTGGTGCCCGATGCGGAGGGTCAGATTACTTCGAACCATGGTTGGGATACCATCAAGCATAAAGATTACCTGAAAGAAATGGTAGCTGTTTTTCAAAAGGAAGGCATCCGCGTTTCTGTTTTTGTTGATCCGGTTGTAGAAATGGTCGAAGGCGCGGCTGAAACCGGAACAGACCGTATCGAATTATATACCGAAGCCTATGCGCATAATTATTTTGCCGATCGGGAAAAAGCAATTGTAAATTATATCGCGGCTGCCCATCATGCCAATACTTTAGGTTTGGGGATCAATGCCGGTCACGACTTGGATCTGCACAATCTGCATTATTTTGCTCAAAGTATTCCAGGTTTATTAGAAGTTTCAATCGGTCATGCGTTAATTAGCGATGTACTTTATTTAGGTTTAGAAACAACCGTTCATAAATATTTACAACAACTTGCTTAGTTTTTAACCACAAATCACACTAAGAAGTGCACAGAGAAACAGAGCCTCTGCGTACTCGGTGAAAAACTCTTTTTCTCTGTGGTTAGATAATATAAATATGTTAAAAGGAATTCTCCTTGTTTTTTTTGGTGCCTGTAGTTTTGGTATCCTGTCTACTTTTGTAAAACTCGCTTACCATGAAGGCTATACTTTGGGTGATGTTACCGGTGCCCAGGCTTTTTTCGGCGCCTTAATTTTATGGGTGTTGTTTTTCTTTCAAAGTAGAACAGCAGCTAATAAGGCTAAAGTGGTTCCGGCTAAAACACCTTGGTGGAAAATGATAATCGCAGGAACCTGTACGGGCTTGGTGAGTATCTTTTATTATCAGTGTGTAAAGCTGGTACCCAATTCGGTAGCGATTATTTTATTGATGCAGTTTATCTGGATGAGTATTTTAATGGAATACCTCATTTTTAAAAAGAAACCTACTGGCTTACAATTAGCCGCTATTTTATTGGTTCTGGGTGGTACAGTTTTAGCCAGTGGAATGGTAGAAACCAGCATTGGAAGTATGGATTTAAAAGGGATTGGTTTTGGGTTGTTGGCTGCACTTTGTTATGCGGGTTTTTTATTATTAAGTGGTAGAATCGGGAATGAATATGCTCCTCTAAAGAAAAGCGCCCTGATGATTACTGGTGCCTGTATATTGATCTTTATAATTTTTCCACCAGCATTTTTGTTTAACGGTGCTTTAGGTGGAAGCTTATTAAAATGGGGCTTAATTATCTCAGTTTTCGGTACCGTAATCCCGCCTTTATTTTACGCTGAAGGCGTGCCCAGAATTGGTACTGCCATTAGTTCTATCTTAAGCGCTGCAGAATTACCTGTTGCCGTAATGATGGCTGGGTTTGTATTGCAAGAGCAGGTTTCATTTTTAAGGTGGGTTGGTGTTGTGGTAATTTTATCGGCGATGGTTTTACCAAACCTGAAGTACCTTAAAAAAGATAGAAGGTAGGAAGGTTGAAGGTGTAAGGTTGAAATACACGATAAATAATCCTCCGACTTTCGGACCTCGGACACCCGACTTATTGAAAAATTAAATATCTTTAAAAAGCATAAAGCATTTACACATGAAAAAACTTACCATTTATATTTTATCCCTGATCATTATCGGCTTAGCCGGATGTAAAACCAAAACCACCATCAATCAGGATGAGGCAGCTGAAGTGATTACCAGCTACTTAAAAGCCAATCCCGAATATAAAACCACCAGGTTTAAATTTGGGGAGATGAAATTTAACAGTACAAACGATATGTTCGAACTGGGAAAATATAAATCTTTGGCGAGCAAAGGTTTGGTTACTTTAAGCTTAAAAGAGGCCAAAAAGAAATTCCTTTCAAAAGATAGCAGTTACGTTTATCAGATCACTTTAACCGATAAAGCAAGTCCGTTGGTATTGAAACAGGATGCCTACAGGGCCACTGTAAAAGTGGTAGAATATGTTTTATCAGACGAGAAACCAGTCGATTTTGCTCAGGTAAACTCAAGTACAGCAAAGGTTACCGTATCACTTAAAATGACCACTACTGATTTCGAACCTTTTGATAAAGACGCAAACAAAAACAGCAACTTCATTACCAAAACGTATAAATTAAAGTTGAGTAAAGATGAGGGCTGGAAAGTGCAGAAGTAAGAAAAGGACTATAGCTGAAAGATCAAAGATAAAAACGGAATGCCTATTGCGCACTGTAACCTCTGTGTCTTGTAGTGCCTTCGTTTTTAAACCCGACAGAAGTGAAAATCCTTTTTGTTTGCAGCAATCTTGAATAAGCTGATAGGATCTCAAAAAGATTGAAACGAATGGCGGGAGCAGACTTAAATTTTAGCACAGCCACTGCTTTCCAAAATCTTAATGGATATAAAAAGTTAACTGCCCAGACTTTTTTGAATAAAGGTTTTAAGCTTTTTAAACAAATCTTCTTTTTTAGGCCTTTCCTTGCCATTATGGGTTAAATTGTTGTCGTAATGCTTTTGCATCTCTTCAGCATAGTCTTTTTGAGTTTGGCTACCCGACTTTAACACCTCGATAAACCGAACGGCATTGTGATTTAAGGTACTGTTAAATGAAACTGCGTAGTACTCGCTCCGTTCCGATGGATTTCTATTGTTGTTGTTTTCCATCGCGCCGTTTTCTGCAAAATAATCGACATGAAGAATAAGCGGGTTTAATTTTTTCAATCTCTTAGTGCCTTTACGCTCATTCCTCCAGGGATGTTCTTTTTTATAAAGTTGCGCAAGCAGAAAATCCTTTTTCCAAAGGGTAATCTGGTGCGACATTAAATAATTTGACGCCTCGTTATCGATCTCCGCAATATTAAATCCTTCAATAAAATTAATGGTTCCTTTAGTTTTGTAAACGCCAGAACTATGGAGTTTAACCTGTTGCCAATCGTTTTCAATTGCCTGTTCGAACAGTGCTGTAAAGAACTTAGGATTTACAGGTTTGCTTAACCACATATCTTCCTGGAAGTAGAGTATATACTCTTCATCTAAATTGCTTAAAAGCGTTACCAGCCGATCAGCCCATTCGCCTTT
This genomic interval carries:
- a CDS encoding DMT family transporter, yielding MLKGILLVFFGACSFGILSTFVKLAYHEGYTLGDVTGAQAFFGALILWVLFFFQSRTAANKAKVVPAKTPWWKMIIAGTCTGLVSIFYYQCVKLVPNSVAIILLMQFIWMSILMEYLIFKKKPTGLQLAAILLVLGGTVLASGMVETSIGSMDLKGIGFGLLAALCYAGFLLLSGRIGNEYAPLKKSALMITGACILIFIIFPPAFLFNGALGGSLLKWGLIISVFGTVIPPLFYAEGVPRIGTAISSILSAAELPVAVMMAGFVLQEQVSFLRWVGVVVILSAMVLPNLKYLKKDRR
- a CDS encoding glycosyltransferase family 39 protein, whose protein sequence is MNLKDTTLYKYLIVLLAIASIPALFGGVMEPDGALYASMSKNIILFKDWFNLYGRGADWLDKPHLTFWISAASFKIFGISSFAYKLPSFLFGLLGAWYLYKLAKDIYDEKTGLISAVIFLSALHIITSTFDVRAEIYITTFTLASIYHYYKAHQNSFWHLVAGSFFAACAILIKGIFVLIPVFAGFIIYWLLTKQYHQLLKPKWYIAILLIFVFITPELYSLYTQFDLHPEKIVFERTGVSGLKFFFWDSQFGRFFNNGPIKGKGDISFFLHTTLWAFLPWSVLFYTAVVNLFKRKNRIALAPESIMIWASAAVTFLIFSLSKFQLPHYILIIFPQFSIITALYLRKLDSKGLKIFFIIQNIIFILVIALLSALAYFFGFENPYLIIGVLIVILAISFLLFKGILLETIITRSAFLSVGLMIFLFIFFYPALLKYQSGMQAGNWLKQNYPTAKPAVLNYIDAFSFDFYAPGEVKYLHNYSDLDKSKHLKDLVIYIPEQELAKLKSEYNAEILKSFEYFHTTKLTGKFLNAKTRPQVLEHFYLVKIH
- a CDS encoding pyridoxine 5'-phosphate synthase — encoded protein: MTKLSVNINKIATLRNSRGGNNPDLVKVALDCERYGAQGITVHPRPDERHIRYQDVYDLKAVITTEFNIEGNCKEDKFVDLVLANKPAQVTLVPDAEGQITSNHGWDTIKHKDYLKEMVAVFQKEGIRVSVFVDPVVEMVEGAAETGTDRIELYTEAYAHNYFADREKAIVNYIAAAHHANTLGLGINAGHDLDLHNLHYFAQSIPGLLEVSIGHALISDVLYLGLETTVHKYLQQLA